The Caenorhabditis elegans chromosome I genome includes the window TTCTGGAAGACCGAATGTCCAAACGCaacaaaaactgataaaattcgGACgcgaaaactatgaaaactgaAGAGAAACGAACAACAACTACGTCGTCGTCCACGTACACATAACTATATGTACAACCAATTCTCCCATTTTTCTCTCATTCCTCTTCACATCCACACAATCTCTACACTTCTTGTGTTCATTCGTTCGTCCAGTTCAGCCTGCGGTCATCTAGAAAGACGACCTCGATTTCCGATTTCAATCTTTCCATCAGCTTCTGTGTCTCTTCAATTTAAATAGATTATTCATTTCTTCACTCTCGATGTCCGCGTttaaactgaacaaaaaacactGGCGTGTatgcaaattggaaaatgcatcgattttttgttggaaacaACTGATTTTCAGGTGAAATGTGGGTTGAAAGGAAAAACTACTAATTACGAAAAAGGGGGCCAAACCAAAATGGCATTGAGAAACGCGTGGTGTAGGAGGATTAAGGAGTATTTACTGAGGTAATCGGAGAGGTTGCATTCAGATATCGGAATAAAAGTGAGAACTTGGGGACAgttgagtttgaaaattcaatatctAACCTTTCAACGCTTGAAAATATGgtgttttcttgattttttctaaacaaaccGAAAAGAGTTCACATTTTACGTTGGAATAGCGCAATCTAActcaaattctatgaaaaccaatgttttaaaattattttacacaaaaaaaaacacttttcatgagaaaaaggaagaaaatcaagaaaaaaaataaataagtgGAAGTtatccgagaggagtacataTTACTGCACACAATACACACGAAACTACGGAAAATTGCAGACGCGACGTGGTGTACCGTATCCTGCGctaaaattgtcgattttttatgTCTGCAGACATGtctgaaactctgaaaaatcctgaaaacaAACAAAGATTCACATGCAAAACAATTCACCCCCGCAGAGCATCcaattttgcatcaaattgGCAGTTACATGGTTGACAAGCGCCCGCAGCGCCTAATCACACTGATTATTTAGTTGAAACGAGAGAACGAGAGCCGAAGAGAAAGAATAATTCGTTATCTTCCCTGATTGTCCACCAGTAAATTGAAGAAAGCACTGCGGAGAGTTGCCATTCTCCTAAAATTCACTGATAGCAAATCACGGTTATCAATAAAGAGTGGGACAGAGTTtccatttttcggttttcctaattcgttttttgatactccaaaaagttacatttctagttacttttttctttttttaagcaattttgagaaattcgagattttcagaagaatgAGTTCTTCTCTTTACACGGGTGGCCAGGCCCTTTTCATATGCCTGGCGTTCATTGGCCTCGATCTTCTGGTCAATGTATTCGGACTTGCTTGGAATGGAAAAGtatgaaaatatgttcaaaattcGAACCAAAATCTCTTTTCAGTACTTCACGTTCGACAATATCGCTCACTGGTTTGATTTGGCCAactatagttttttgaaaaatccagtagattttttggtagatcagaaaattttgttcaacCACCATAAATTGAGTATTTTAGGCGGTTGCGTTGATTCGTGACAGTATTTTGCTCGGCGGAGCAGTTTCAGCATGGGCTTCACCTTCCGGATTCTCACAAGTCGCCGAAAATGTCAAGTAAGTTGCCAATTTTGAGAACTTCAAGtgggaaaaatcaattcaaagaaaatcaaatttgttaCAGTACTCGTCGTTTGAAGGCGCATTCCAAATTCCCGAATAACAAatcattgaaactttttgttaacATGATAATTTCCAGGAACGTAGTTTTTGCAATGATGCTCTTGATTGTTGCATTTGCTCCATCGAAACTTCTAGCATTCTATGAAGATGACAATATCCGGTTGGCAGTTGGTGATTGGATTCTTATGATTTGGTGTATTTTCGCTTCACTTCTTCTTCAAGGAATCTGGACTTCTGTGCTTGCTCATGTAACAGAAGTTGCAGCAGGAACAGGAGATTCTCTTCTTTTTGGAGATGCTGAACACGAGGAGAGACTCCGTCAGGAGGAAGCTGAAAAAGCTGCAGAGCAAAGAGAAACCTTCCAATTGTTGTTCAGACTTTTGGGCTACATGGGAAGGCAGTGGAAATACTATGGAATGGCattcttcttccttttctgCTACTCCCTTAGTAAGttctctattcaaaaattaaaaagttttaaaagcCATCATACTTTCTTGTCATCATGAGAGTTAATCAAGAGTAGCAAATAAACCTAAATCACGTGGCGTGGAGTTGAACTCGGGAGCGGCGAGCGGCAGCCGGCCGCGTTAACCACTAGGCCGCGAGTGAAACAAGTCGAGACAAGCGAGAAGGGCGCTTTTATTTGCGAGAAAGAAGGAGAGTTGTTAGTGAAGtttaaagaaagaaaaaatcaattgataaAACTCGTAATTGGTCAATTATTATACAGGTCGAGTGTTCATTCCATATTACACTGGAGAAGTAGTAACAGCAGTATTCGGTGATAAAGCTTCATATGAGAAGCTTCACAAAACCGTTTTCATAATGGGAATGCTCTCATTGGCTTCGTAAGTTGTACAATAATAtccttttggaaaaaaaatgttcagaactGTATTTGGTGGTCTTCGTGGAGGATCATTCACCTATGCACACGCTACAATCGATCGACAGATTCGAAATGACCTATTCCGTTCTGTTGTGAAGCAAGAGATTGGGTTCTTTGATATGAATAAAACTGGTTCGTACTTAATGTGGAGGAGAATAGCAAAATAATGGTTTTCTGTAAGAAATGTAACTTCTTTCAGGAGAGATTTGCTCTCGACTGTCAGCTGATTGTCAAACAATGTCGAACACTTTGTCCCTCTACATGAATGTTCTTACCAGGTGAGATATCGAagataaacttgaaaattaaaatttttaaagaaacttgACAATGCTCTTCGGGTCTTTAATCTTCATGTTCACACTGTCTTGGAAGCTCTCAATGATCACTTTGATCAATATTCCGATCATTTTCCTCgtcaataaaattttcggaGTTTGGTATGATGTAAGTTGGGAACTAgttggaagaaaaatcaagCAATATCTAAGTTAATCTAagtcaaattttaagatttttggaGTATAGGTATTGGGGGATTTTGTATAAATATACTGAACGCTGGTCAAAAATACTGAATATATTCATGTCAAGCatgttgaaatattttaggtttttcaaagcaaacaaaaaatattttcagatgctctCCGAAGAAACTCAAAACTCTGTGGCAAAGGCCAATGACGTGGCAGAGGAAGTACTTTCCTCGATTAGAACTGTCAAATCGTTCGCATGTGAGAATTATGAATCTAGCAggtgacattttttcaagtaacaatatttttcttgaattccaaaatgtttAGATTCATGACTTTCCTCAACGTAACTCTCAAAATTGCTACTCGCAAAGTCTTCGTCGTTATCGGCTTGATTTGGTCAAATGAGGTTAGTGTTATTGTAGTTAtggtacagtaacccaaacaAATATTTCCAGCTTCTTCAAATGGGAATCCTCACTATTGTCTTGTGGTATGGAGGACATTTGGTAATTGAGAATAAAGTAGAATCAGGACTATTGGTCTCGTTTCTTCTGTATCAATTCCAGCTCGGGGAGAATTTGA containing:
- the haf-9 gene encoding ABC-type antigen peptide transporter (Partially confirmed by transcript evidence); its protein translation is MSSSLYTGGQALFICLAFIGLDLLVNVFGLAWNGKYFTFDNIAHWFDLANYSFLKNPVDFLAVALIRDSILLGGAVSAWASPSGFSQVAENVKNVVFAMMLLIVAFAPSKLLAFYEDDNIRLAVGDWILMIWCIFASLLLQGIWTSVLAHVTEVAAGTGDSLLFGDAEHEERLRQEEAEKAAEQRETFQLLFRLLGYMGRQWKYYGMAFFFLFCYSLSRVFIPYYTGEVVTAVFGDKASYEKLHKTVFIMGMLSLASTVFGGLRGGSFTYAHATIDRQIRNDLFRSVVKQEIGFFDMNKTGEICSRLSADCQTMSNTLSLYMNVLTRNLTMLFGSLIFMFTLSWKLSMITLINIPIIFLVNKIFGVWYDMLSEETQNSVAKANDVAEEVLSSIRTVKSFACENYESSRFMTFLNVTLKIATRKVFVVIGLIWSNELLQMGILTIVLWYGGHLVIENKVESGLLVSFLLYQFQLGENLRELGEVWNGLMQAVGASRKVFEFIDRPPRVENTGTYAPDGMTGKIEFRHVAFSYPIRPDLPIMEDLTFTVEPGEVVALVGPSGGGKSSCIAMLEHFYEPTSGEVLIDGVPVREYDHKFLHTKVALVGQEPVLYARSVTENIGYGLDKYDDDMVQNSAKLANAHTFIMNDTTDGYNTNVGEKGSQMSGVYSNSLKFKL
- the haf-9 gene encoding ABC-type antigen peptide transporter (Confirmed by transcript evidence), producing MSSSLYTGGQALFICLAFIGLDLLVNVFGLAWNGKYFTFDNIAHWFDLANYSFLKNPVDFLAVALIRDSILLGGAVSAWASPSGFSQVAENVKNVVFAMMLLIVAFAPSKLLAFYEDDNIRLAVGDWILMIWCIFASLLLQGIWTSVLAHVTEVAAGTGDSLLFGDAEHEERLRQEEAEKAAEQRETFQLLFRLLGYMGRQWKYYGMAFFFLFCYSLSRVFIPYYTGEVVTAVFGDKASYEKLHKTVFIMGMLSLASTVFGGLRGGSFTYAHATIDRQIRNDLFRSVVKQEIGFFDMNKTGEICSRLSADCQTMSNTLSLYMNVLTRNLTMLFGSLIFMFTLSWKLSMITLINIPIIFLVNKIFGVWYDMLSEETQNSVAKANDVAEEVLSSIRTVKSFACENYESSRFMTFLNVTLKIATRKVFVVIGLIWSNELLQMGILTIVLWYGGHLVIENKVESGLLVSFLLYQFQLGENLRELGEVWNGLMQAVGASRKVFEFIDRPPRVENTGTYAPDGMTGKIEFRHVAFSYPIRPDLPIMEDLTFTVEPGEVVALVGPSGGGKSSCIAMLEHFYEPTSGEVLIDGVPVREYDHKFLHTKVALVGQEPVLYARSVTENIGYGLDKYDDDMVQNSAKLANAHTFIMNDTTDGYNTNVGEKGSQMSGGQKQRIAIARALVRQPVVLLLDEATSALDAESEHTVQEAISKNLKGKTVILIAHRLSTVENADKIVVINKGKVEQLGNHKTLMEQEGLYKQLVQRQMMSGEDGLDDEIEEPEPAREGGSGRSTRAGARRIRSPSQSVSQSFLGTSFASSYL